One Nostoc punctiforme PCC 73102 DNA window includes the following coding sequences:
- a CDS encoding glycoside hydrolase family 10 protein: MVSIATPFSDIQNHWARLFITALAQRGIVSGSPNGTYRPDNSLTRAEFAAIVAKAFGTVSKKRQYVPFVDVPINYWAAAAIQTAYEKAFISGFPDKSFRPAERITRAEVLVSLVAGLEIATKVKPELLSALPQIYQDSIQIPGYGRNQVAIATSAGLVVSFPNIKLLNPNLAATRADVAAIVYQALVYLGEAEKIASSYLVQPPILTPTPKPTPTPIPTPIPTPTPIPTPIPTPTPIPTPIPTPTPTPAPVGSVRVNHSREFRGAWVVSVWNGDWPSKPGLSVAQQKAELTEIISKLQALNFNALIFQVRPEGDALYESQLEPWSAWITGTQGKAPEPFYDPLAFAIAECHKRNIELHAWFNPYRASTSTDPAKTVRPHIAATNPESVYLWKTQRWMDPGLKIVQDRAYNVILDVVKRYDVDGIHLDDYFYPYPIEGQPFPDNKTYAAYQAAGGSLNLGDWRRDNVNKMVQRVWQGIKATKPDVKFGISPFGIYRPGQPAGITGLDAYNVLYADSKKWLEEGWIDYIAPQLYWRTDQTQQSYSALLQWWTQVNTKQRHVYAGNNLTEPSNKSRESDEIEKQVKISRSQAGRLSLGNIFFNLGVLTQNSQGIADKFQSLLYNKPALPPTLPWQDTTPPPPPIGLQVNNRKLSWQPGDNQPVRSWTLYRQTGDTWTIQRILSAGTTFATVQQAGTYAVCAVDRLANESAGTVITVS; encoded by the coding sequence ATGGTATCTATTGCTACTCCCTTCTCGGATATTCAAAACCATTGGGCACGCTTATTTATTACAGCCTTAGCCCAACGTGGTATTGTCAGTGGGTCGCCTAATGGCACATATCGCCCCGATAACTCACTCACTCGCGCTGAATTTGCCGCCATCGTCGCCAAGGCATTTGGCACAGTTAGCAAGAAGCGGCAATATGTACCTTTTGTGGATGTACCCATAAATTATTGGGCAGCAGCTGCCATTCAAACAGCTTACGAAAAAGCATTTATTAGCGGATTTCCTGATAAAAGTTTCCGCCCCGCCGAGCGAATTACTAGGGCAGAAGTTTTAGTTTCTTTGGTAGCAGGCTTAGAAATTGCCACCAAGGTAAAACCAGAACTCCTCTCAGCACTCCCACAAATTTATCAAGATTCTATTCAGATTCCTGGGTATGGTAGAAATCAGGTAGCTATTGCCACCAGCGCTGGATTGGTGGTTAGTTTCCCAAATATCAAATTACTCAATCCCAATCTTGCAGCTACCCGTGCAGATGTAGCGGCAATTGTTTATCAAGCTTTGGTGTATTTAGGTGAAGCAGAAAAAATTGCCTCTAGTTACTTAGTGCAGCCGCCAATACTAACGCCTACGCCGAAGCCAACGCCCACACCAATACCCACACCAATACCCACACCCACACCAATACCGACACCAATACCCACACCCACACCAATACCGACACCAATACCCACACCCACACCCACACCTGCACCTGTCGGTAGCGTTAGGGTTAATCATAGTCGGGAATTTCGGGGGGCGTGGGTAGTATCTGTGTGGAATGGTGATTGGCCTTCCAAGCCAGGACTTTCTGTTGCTCAACAGAAAGCTGAACTCACTGAGATTATTAGTAAATTACAAGCGCTAAACTTCAATGCACTTATCTTTCAGGTGCGACCGGAGGGAGACGCTTTATATGAATCACAATTAGAGCCTTGGAGTGCTTGGATTACAGGAACTCAGGGGAAAGCACCAGAACCATTTTACGATCCTTTAGCGTTTGCGATCGCAGAATGTCACAAGCGTAATATTGAACTCCATGCTTGGTTTAACCCTTACCGCGCCAGCACTTCTACCGACCCAGCTAAAACAGTACGTCCCCACATAGCAGCGACTAATCCAGAAAGCGTTTATTTGTGGAAAACTCAACGCTGGATGGATCCAGGATTGAAAATAGTTCAAGATAGAGCTTACAACGTAATTCTTGATGTAGTGAAGCGCTACGATGTTGATGGCATTCACTTAGATGATTATTTTTATCCATATCCCATCGAGGGGCAACCTTTCCCCGATAACAAAACTTATGCTGCATATCAAGCAGCTGGTGGTTCACTCAACCTTGGTGACTGGCGACGGGACAATGTTAACAAAATGGTACAGCGTGTCTGGCAGGGGATTAAGGCAACCAAACCCGATGTGAAATTTGGTATTAGTCCCTTTGGGATTTATCGCCCCGGACAACCTGCTGGCATTACTGGGTTAGATGCTTACAATGTGTTGTATGCCGACTCGAAAAAATGGTTAGAAGAAGGCTGGATTGATTATATTGCGCCTCAACTTTACTGGCGCACAGATCAAACACAACAAAGTTATTCAGCGTTGCTACAGTGGTGGACACAGGTAAATACAAAACAAAGACACGTTTACGCTGGTAACAATCTGACAGAACCAAGCAACAAGAGTCGAGAGAGTGATGAGATTGAAAAGCAGGTGAAAATTAGTCGTAGCCAAGCTGGAAGGTTGTCACTGGGCAATATCTTCTTTAATCTCGGTGTTTTGACGCAAAATAGTCAGGGTATTGCTGATAAATTCCAAAGTCTGCTTTATAACAAACCTGCGCTACCGCCAACTTTGCCTTGGCAAGATACAACGCCACCCCCTCCACCCATTGGATTACAAGTCAATAACCGCAAACTGAGTTGGCAGCCTGGAGATAATCAGCCAGTTCGTTCTTGGACGCTTTATCGACAAACTGGGGATACTTGGACAATTCAGCGAATTTTGTCTGCTGGCACAACCTTCGCTACCGTTCAACAAGCGGGAACTTATGCCGTATGTGCAGTGGATAGATTGGCCAATGAAAGTGCGGGAACAGTGATTACAGTGAGTTGA